From a region of the Drosophila ananassae strain 14024-0371.13 chromosome XL, ASM1763931v2, whole genome shotgun sequence genome:
- the LOC6503015 gene encoding myosin regulatory light chain sqh, with protein MSSRKTAGRRATTKKRAQRATSNVFAMFDQAQIAEFKEAFNMIDQNRDGFVEKEDLHDMLASLGKNPTDDYLDGMMNEAPGPINFTMFLTLFGERLQGTDPEDVIKNAFGCFDEENMGVLPEDRLRELLTTMGDRFTDEDVDEMYREAPIKNGLFDYLEFTRILKHGAKDKDEQ; from the exons ATGTCATCCCGCAAAACCGCCGGACGTCGCGCCACCACCAAGAAGCGTGCCCAGCGCGCCACCTCCAATGTGTTCGCCATGTTCGATCAGGCCCAGATCGCCGAATTCAAGGAGGCCTTCAACATGATCGATCAGAACCGTGACGGTTTCGTCGAGAAGGAGGATCTGCACGATATGCTCGCATCGCTGGGCAAGAATCCCACCGATGACTATCTGGATGGTATGATGAACGAGGCGCCCGGTCCGATTAACTTCACCATGTTCCTTACGCTGTTCGGTGAGCGGCTGCAAGGCACCGATCCCGAGGACGTGATCAAGAACGCCTTTGGATGCTTTGACGAGGAGAACATGGGTGTACTGCCGGAGGATAGGCTGCGTGAGCTCCTCACCACCATGGGCGATCGTTTCACAGACGAAGAT GTGGACGAGATGTATCGGGAGGCGCCTATTAAGAACGGCCTGTTTGATTATTTGGAATTTACACGCATCCTGAAGCATGGCGCCAAGGATAAGGATGAGCAGTag
- the LOC6503091 gene encoding transmembrane protein 132D, whose protein sequence is MMKFCLIIATLVSIAYSVEVHFEAPDSGFFLKHARQPPVTPEIANVQSTSSAVPPLRQRSSYDSVLSLDRFTVVETTQPVSIRASYGPFSTKQTVPARYIVPDTMDNQAGDYMTNSTATLLELQQPNMHLDISAHLVRTSVSQDAPVLRVLFHAGADPGGHLQRQKVCVLLHVAMASEQPLKGRCMPEGEDGVCVAEVVVPLAWWPPLPPPNQDGTGQAPPKVPQRYAQVSYSVFEPPLRNPEQCEPKVQIQPLTTFAQVPLLPARTPYRMLRADDAVTFLLPQHPLYPLSRLHVPVFLHQYPDQRVAAFTVRARVKAGLRILGATASTDLWSVSVEKENPKHTTARVTAFRKEQESSLESSMSGGNFTGEVLEIFSWLLEVAEDPNDIVDGGKIVWSVTHVFDTPKDKDSGELVAPDDTKKRLIAKLEINKDDIQAVLPMAKIWEVMNTAVLTGRQVAQAMKVFIVSQAGKVADVTLQSSCHAEDESVIKVSSSCSSVYVDGSEQRGSSNASVIVKYGTYVGVAKFIVWMPEFPLEVYISDFRLSQIKGWKVTDDNHYLHNKQSRRRKKRSYVWGQHGTNYYSNLGADKTVCRARYQQSPVEVYAKFLAVDQNSGRTSYFISRRTGLRVTDLVQPLLRVADPKIASLKGRILQGKSMGRTDVQVLSPITGRVIGTKEIRVGSDKVNLSKLIVRVISGLQLTISPDNTIENGYLAETSVTHKLTAQYQEGLLDIDLEFTDGSKTPLRDIAVEDYFLLVESLDTEVVAFAPMLASHHPRVIAVGEGNGNLLRVTLLLSEECRQRRSTLSSTKQNKSNAAPLASALASIEVDFNNVDIVSKQEAIQNDGTANREQKKYRQSGDLADIIVGIPLRDSSQQYEPTVQARQHRGSIQAVHKNHHGVKGAAGTGTMSSMELGMYVLLTAFCFAIIVFVISCVVYASKFRPAMIESGLDPLSVGKGNGSGGSGGSGGFRDVRLKESTTNAHDWVWLGRSTIDRQSMVAESNTHLNARDSRMRITSNPIVNYDNGRRVSSFDQQPKLQTHIVPASNLNKQHADHYLSNERKDNALDYKPPVPPHRNVGARACLPIQPVHGSGSVKDMATKRHSQLYKREHLPGNDTNANQPSHQIVQSNGHPHPHPQQHQRSHSHSHNFSQEPIIKAAHNKIKQQQQQQQQQHHQQQQQQQHEELHNAEKLVEYTNPHQKNAFQFDSLTPKRVTKAGAGASGSLLATPPTAIQPVQGKIKVTENHSMASSTGDALNSNGTDEIMRLPSSAVSQEPTTKSSRVKRATVVGNPMFSATVDESVASGERLGLDDLDMDYEQIMHYFDNLKESNA, encoded by the exons ATGATGAAGTTCTGCCTGATAATTGCGACACTAGTGTCGATTGCAT ACTCTGTGGAGGTACACTTCGAGGCACCCGATAGCGGCTTCTTCCTGAAGCACGCCCGCCAACCACCTGTAACGCCGGAGATCGCCAATGTGCAGTCCACCTCATCGGCAGTGCCGCCACTCCGGCAACGATCCTCCTACGATTCGGTTCTATCCCTCGACCGGTTCACCGTGGTGGAGACCACCCAGCCGGTGTCCATACGCGCCAGCTACGGCCCCTTCTCCACCAAGCAGACAGTGCCAGCTCGCTACATTGTGCCGGACACGATGGACAACCAGGCGGGCGACTACATGACC AACTCGACGGCCACTCTGCTGGAACTGCAACAGCCCAACATGCATCTGGATATCTCCGCCCATCTGGTGCGCACCAGTGTCTCGCAGGATGCGCCCGTACTCCGTGTCCTCTTTCATGCCGGCGCCGATCCTGGCGGCCACCTGCAACGCCAAAAGGTCTGCGTCCTCCTGCACGTGGCCATGGCCTCCGAACAGCCGCTAAAAGGACGCTGTATGCCCGAGGGCGAGGACGGAGTTTGTGTGGCCGAAGTTGTGGTGCCGTTGGCCTGGTGGCCACCACTACCGCCTCCCAATCAGGACGGAACTGGTCAAGCGCCGCCCAAGGTACCGCAGCGCTATGCCCAGGTCTCGTATAGCGTTTTCGAGCCACCGCTAAGGAATCCCGAGCAATGCGAACCAAAAGTCCAGATCCAGCCACTGACCACGTTCGCCCAGGTTCCCCTGCTCCCCGCCCGCACCCCCTACCGAATGCTGCGCGCCGACGATGCCGTCACCTTCCTGCTGCCGCAGCATCCACTGTATCCGCTCTCCCGTCTCCATGTGCCCGTCTTTCTGCATCAGTATCCGGATCAGCGGGTGGCCGCGTTCACGGTTCGTGCCCGAGTCAAGGCTGGACTGAGAATACTGGGCGCCACCGCCTCCACCGATCTGTGGAGCGTGTCCGTGGAGAAGGAGAATCCGAAGCATACAACCGCCCGGGTAACCGCCTTCCGCAAGGAACAGGAATCCAGCCTGGAGTCGTCGATGTCGGGTGGAAATTTCACTGGCGAAGTGCTGGAGATATTCTCGTGGCTGCTGGAGGTGGCCGAGGATCCCAATGATATCGTCGACGGGGGAAAGATCGTGTGGTCGGTGACCCATGTCTTCGATACGCCGAAAGACAAGGACTCCGGCGAACTGGTGGCACCCGATGACACCAAGAAGCGACTCATCGCCAAGCTGGAAATCAACAAGGACGACATCCAGGCGGTGTTGCCGATGGCCAAGATCTGGGAGGTGATGAACACGGCGGTGCTGACCGGACGGCAGGTGGCCCAGGCCATGAAGGTGTTCATTGTCTCGCAGGCGGGCAAGGTGGCCGACGTGACGCTCCAGAGCTCCTGTCACGCCGAGGACGAGAGTGTCATCAAG GTTTCATCGTCCTGCAGCTCGGTGTATGTGGATGGTTCGGAGCAGCGCGGCTCCTCCAATGCCTCCGTTATTGTCAAGTACGGCACCTATGTGGGCGTGGCCAAGTTCATTGTATGGATGCCGGAGTTCCCGCTGGAGGTCTACATATCGGACTTCCGCCTCTCCCAGATCAAGGGCTGGAAGGTAACCGACGACAATCACTATCT CCACAACAAACAGTCGCGTCGCAGGAAGAAGAGATCGTACGTTTGGGGCCAGCATGGCACCAACTATTACAGCAATCTGGGCGCCGACAAGACGGTGTGCCGGGCCCGATACCAGCAGAGTCCTGTGGAGGTTTACGCCAAGTTCCTGGCCGTGGATCAG AACTCCGGACGCACCAGCTACTTCATCTCGCGGCGCACGGGATTGAGGGTCACGGATCTGGTGCAGCCATTGCTCCGTGTGGCGGATCCGAAGATAGCTTCGCTTAAGGGCCGCATCCTGCAGGGCAAGTCGATGGGACGCACCGATGTCCAGGTGCTGTCGCCCATCACCGGACGCGTCATCGGCACCAAGGAGATCCGGGTGGGCAGCGACAAGGTCAACCTATCGAAGCTAATCGTGCGCGTCATATCCGGCCTGCAGCTCACCATCAGTCCGGACAACACCATCGAAAACGGCTACCTGGCCGAGACCTCCGTCACCCACAAGCTGACGGCCCAGTACCAGGAGGGATTGCTGGACATCGACCTGGAGTTCACCGACGGCTCCAAGACCCCGTTGCG GGACATTGCTGTGGAGGATTACTTTTTGTTGGTGGAGAGCCTGGACACCGAAGTGGTGGCCTTTGCTCCCATGCTGGCATCCCATCATCCGCGCGTCATCGCCGTCGGCGAGGGCAACGGCAACCTGCTGCGAGTCACGCTCCTGCTGTCCGAGGAGTGCCGGCAGCGTCGGAGCACTTTGAGCAGCACCAAGCAGAACAAGTCGAATGCGGCGCCGCTGGCCAGCGCCCTGGCCTCCATCGAGGTGGACTTCAACAACGTGGACATCGTGAGCAAGCAGGAGGCCATCCAGAACGATGGCACCGCCAACAGGGAGCAGAAGAAGTACCGACAGAGCGGCGATCTGGCTGACATAATTG TGGGGATTCCGCTGCGAGATTCCAGCCAACAGTACGAGCCAACTGTCCAGGCGCGTCAACATCGCGGCAGCATCCAGGCCGTCCATAAGAATCATCATGGCGTGAAGGGTGCCGCCGGCACCGGCACCATGTCCTCCATGGAGCTGGGCATGTACGTTCTGCTGACGGCCTTCTGCTTCGCCATCATTGTCTTTGTCATCTCGTGCGTGGTCTACGCCTCCAAGTTCAGGCCGGCCATGATCGAGTCTGGACTGGATCCACTGTCTGTGGGCAAGGGCAACGGTTCCGGGGGATCGGGTGGATCGGGCGGCTTCCGGGATGTACGCCTCAAGGAGTCGACGACGAATGCCCATGACTGGGTGTGGCTGGGACGCTCCACCATCGATCGTCAGTCCATGGTGGCCGAATCGAATACGCACTTGAATGCCCGGG ATTCTCGCATGCGCATCACCAGCAATCCCATCGTCAACTACGACAACGGGCGACGGGTGAGCTCGTTCGACCAGCAGCCCAAGCTGCAGACCCACATCGTCCCAGCCTCGAATCTTAACAAGCAGCACGCCGACCA TTACTTGTCCAACGAGCGGAAGGACAATGCCTTGGACTACAAGCCGCCAGTGCCGCCGCACAGGAATGTGGGAGCTCGAGCCTGTTTGCCCATCCAGCCAGTCCATGGCTCTGGTTCCGTAAAG GATATGGCCACTAAGAGGCACAGCCAGCTGTACAAGCGGGAACACTTGCCGGGCAATGACACAAACGCCAATCAGCCGTCCCATCAGATAGTCCAGTCCAACGGacatcctcatcctcatccgcAACAGCATCAACGAAGTCACAGTCATAGTCACAATTTCAGTCAGGAGCCGATCATAAAGGCGGCCCACAACAAGAtcaagcaacagcaacaacaacagcagcagcaacaccaccaacaacaacagcaacagcaacacgaGGAACTGCACAATGCCGAGAAGCTGGTGGAGTACACGAATCCCCATCAGAAGAATGCATTCCAGTTCGATTCGCTGACACCAAAGAGAGTAACCaaagcaggagcaggagcatcTGGCTCTCTCCTGGCCACGCCGCCaacagccatccagccagtcCAGGGCAAAATCAAAG TGACAGAGAACCATAGCATGGCGAGCAGCACTGGGGATGCCCTGAACTCAAATGGGACGGATGAGATAATGCGGCTACCGTCGAGCGCCGTCAGCCAGGAGCCCACCACGAAGTCGTCGCGTGTCAAGCGCGCCACCGTGGTGGGCAATCCCATGTTCTCGGCCACCGTGGACGAGTCGGTGGCCAGTGGCGAGCGTCTCGGTCTGGACGATCTCGACATGGACTACGAGCAGATCATGCATTATTTTGACAACCTAAAG GAATCAAATGCCTGA
- the LOC6503092 gene encoding uncharacterized protein LOC6503092 isoform X2, which produces MSFIGNTSDLECEKNEFPRPRSTGIVTKVAAHKLSSEPKWVDKREEDSDSEVSSPDNFLTKGAFLLTPSYELSMERAALICEKMSFKGCFSLTKTATGILFKFSHPDDYQAVFKKGFHKVTGARFYRKIAIPCRPRKTFTLYVLDVPEDLPVEDIRHAMYKFDSVVEVVRLHIYSSLGSNTGGSSAVATSSSSAGVDKGVEGEQLQLLQTPTQTLRRAALRSTSKSVGSVVGDAIEKAERPERRELPPAVIRITLASMDEYNILLQNGLNFYDATFFPTEANISLKGAKIDYKRRMLDGSIPGRVRELLPVFDAAGFCKLPPPTSKLIKPPRS; this is translated from the exons ATGTCTTTCATCGGCAACACATCGGATCTGGAGTGCGAAAAGAACGAGTTTCCGAGGCCGCGCTCCACGGGCATTGTCACCAAAGTGGCGGCCCACAAGCTGTCCTCGGAGCCCAAATGGGTTGACAAGCGGGAGGAGGACTCCGATTCGGAGGTCTCATCACCGGATAACTTCTTAACCAAAG GCGCCTTCCTACTGACCCCCTCCTATGAACTGTCCATGGAAAGGGCGGCCCTCATCTGCGAGAAGATGAGCTTCAAGGGATGCTTCAGTTTGACCAAAACCGCTACAGGAATTCTCTTTAAATTCTCACATCCAGATGACTATCAGGCGGTCTTCAAGAAGGGCTTCCACAAGGTCACCGGAGCGCGCTTCTATCGCAAG ATTGCCATTCCGTGCCGGCCCCGGAAAACGTTCACCCTCTATGTCCTGGACGTGCCCGAGGATCTACCCGTCGAGGATATCCGTCATGCCATGTACAAGTTCGACTCGGTGGTGGAGGTAGTCCGGCTGCATATCTATTCGAGCTTGGGTAGCAACACCGGCGGCTCATCCGCGGTGGCCAccagctcctcctccgccgGCGTCGACAAGGGCGTCGAAGGTGAGCAGTTGCAGCTGCTGCAGACGCCGACCCAGACCCTGCGCAGAGCTGCCCTCCGAA GCACCTCGAAGAGCGTGGGTTCCGTGGTTGGCGATGCCATCGAGAAGGCGGAGCGTCCGGAGCGACGGGAACTGCCCCCAGCCGTCATCCGGATCACTCTGGCCTCGATGGATGAGTACAACATCCTGTTGCAGAATGGACTCAACTTCTATGACGCCACCTTCTTTCCCACTGAGGCCAATATATCGCTGAAGGGCGCCAAGATCGATTACAAGCGCAG aatgCTTGACGGCTCAATACCCGGACGGGTGAGGGAACTGCTGCCCGTATTCGATGCGGCTGGCTTCTGCAAGCTGCCACCGCCCACCAGCAAGCTAATTAAGCCACCGAGGTCATAG
- the LOC6503092 gene encoding uncharacterized protein LOC6503092 isoform X1, whose translation MSFIGNTSDLECEKNEFPRPRSTGIVTKVAAHKLSSEPKWVDKREEDSDSEVSSPDNFLTKGAFLLTPSYELSMERAALICEKMSFKGCFSLTKTATGILFKFSHPDDYQAVFKKGFHKVTGARFYRKQTFSRSIAIPCRPRKTFTLYVLDVPEDLPVEDIRHAMYKFDSVVEVVRLHIYSSLGSNTGGSSAVATSSSSAGVDKGVEGEQLQLLQTPTQTLRRAALRSTSKSVGSVVGDAIEKAERPERRELPPAVIRITLASMDEYNILLQNGLNFYDATFFPTEANISLKGAKIDYKRRMLDGSIPGRVRELLPVFDAAGFCKLPPPTSKLIKPPRS comes from the exons ATGTCTTTCATCGGCAACACATCGGATCTGGAGTGCGAAAAGAACGAGTTTCCGAGGCCGCGCTCCACGGGCATTGTCACCAAAGTGGCGGCCCACAAGCTGTCCTCGGAGCCCAAATGGGTTGACAAGCGGGAGGAGGACTCCGATTCGGAGGTCTCATCACCGGATAACTTCTTAACCAAAG GCGCCTTCCTACTGACCCCCTCCTATGAACTGTCCATGGAAAGGGCGGCCCTCATCTGCGAGAAGATGAGCTTCAAGGGATGCTTCAGTTTGACCAAAACCGCTACAGGAATTCTCTTTAAATTCTCACATCCAGATGACTATCAGGCGGTCTTCAAGAAGGGCTTCCACAAGGTCACCGGAGCGCGCTTCTATCGCAAG CAAACATTTTCGCGCAGT ATTGCCATTCCGTGCCGGCCCCGGAAAACGTTCACCCTCTATGTCCTGGACGTGCCCGAGGATCTACCCGTCGAGGATATCCGTCATGCCATGTACAAGTTCGACTCGGTGGTGGAGGTAGTCCGGCTGCATATCTATTCGAGCTTGGGTAGCAACACCGGCGGCTCATCCGCGGTGGCCAccagctcctcctccgccgGCGTCGACAAGGGCGTCGAAGGTGAGCAGTTGCAGCTGCTGCAGACGCCGACCCAGACCCTGCGCAGAGCTGCCCTCCGAA GCACCTCGAAGAGCGTGGGTTCCGTGGTTGGCGATGCCATCGAGAAGGCGGAGCGTCCGGAGCGACGGGAACTGCCCCCAGCCGTCATCCGGATCACTCTGGCCTCGATGGATGAGTACAACATCCTGTTGCAGAATGGACTCAACTTCTATGACGCCACCTTCTTTCCCACTGAGGCCAATATATCGCTGAAGGGCGCCAAGATCGATTACAAGCGCAG aatgCTTGACGGCTCAATACCCGGACGGGTGAGGGAACTGCTGCCCGTATTCGATGCGGCTGGCTTCTGCAAGCTGCCACCGCCCACCAGCAAGCTAATTAAGCCACCGAGGTCATAG
- the LOC6503092 gene encoding uncharacterized protein LOC6503092 isoform X3, protein MSFIGNTSDLECEKNEFPRPRSTGIVTKVAAHKLSSEPKWVDKREEDSDSEVSSPDNFLTKGAFLLTPSYELSMERAALICEKMSFKGCFSLTKTATGILFKFSHPDDYQAVFKKGFHKVTGARFYRKQTFSRSIAIPCRPRKTFTLYVLDVPEDLPVEDIRHAMYKFDSVVEVVRLHIYSSLGSNTGGSSAVATSSSSAGVDKGVEGTSKSVGSVVGDAIEKAERPERRELPPAVIRITLASMDEYNILLQNGLNFYDATFFPTEANISLKGAKIDYKRRMLDGSIPGRVRELLPVFDAAGFCKLPPPTSKLIKPPRS, encoded by the exons ATGTCTTTCATCGGCAACACATCGGATCTGGAGTGCGAAAAGAACGAGTTTCCGAGGCCGCGCTCCACGGGCATTGTCACCAAAGTGGCGGCCCACAAGCTGTCCTCGGAGCCCAAATGGGTTGACAAGCGGGAGGAGGACTCCGATTCGGAGGTCTCATCACCGGATAACTTCTTAACCAAAG GCGCCTTCCTACTGACCCCCTCCTATGAACTGTCCATGGAAAGGGCGGCCCTCATCTGCGAGAAGATGAGCTTCAAGGGATGCTTCAGTTTGACCAAAACCGCTACAGGAATTCTCTTTAAATTCTCACATCCAGATGACTATCAGGCGGTCTTCAAGAAGGGCTTCCACAAGGTCACCGGAGCGCGCTTCTATCGCAAG CAAACATTTTCGCGCAGT ATTGCCATTCCGTGCCGGCCCCGGAAAACGTTCACCCTCTATGTCCTGGACGTGCCCGAGGATCTACCCGTCGAGGATATCCGTCATGCCATGTACAAGTTCGACTCGGTGGTGGAGGTAGTCCGGCTGCATATCTATTCGAGCTTGGGTAGCAACACCGGCGGCTCATCCGCGGTGGCCAccagctcctcctccgccgGCGTCGACAAGGGCGTCGAAG GCACCTCGAAGAGCGTGGGTTCCGTGGTTGGCGATGCCATCGAGAAGGCGGAGCGTCCGGAGCGACGGGAACTGCCCCCAGCCGTCATCCGGATCACTCTGGCCTCGATGGATGAGTACAACATCCTGTTGCAGAATGGACTCAACTTCTATGACGCCACCTTCTTTCCCACTGAGGCCAATATATCGCTGAAGGGCGCCAAGATCGATTACAAGCGCAG aatgCTTGACGGCTCAATACCCGGACGGGTGAGGGAACTGCTGCCCGTATTCGATGCGGCTGGCTTCTGCAAGCTGCCACCGCCCACCAGCAAGCTAATTAAGCCACCGAGGTCATAG
- the LOC6503092 gene encoding uncharacterized protein LOC6503092 isoform X4, whose product MSFIGNTSDLECEKNEFPRPRSTGIVTKVAAHKLSSEPKWVDKREEDSDSEVSSPDNFLTKGAFLLTPSYELSMERAALICEKMSFKGCFSLTKTATGILFKFSHPDDYQAVFKKGFHKVTGARFYRKIAIPCRPRKTFTLYVLDVPEDLPVEDIRHAMYKFDSVVEVVRLHIYSSLGSNTGGSSAVATSSSSAGVDKGVEGTSKSVGSVVGDAIEKAERPERRELPPAVIRITLASMDEYNILLQNGLNFYDATFFPTEANISLKGAKIDYKRRMLDGSIPGRVRELLPVFDAAGFCKLPPPTSKLIKPPRS is encoded by the exons ATGTCTTTCATCGGCAACACATCGGATCTGGAGTGCGAAAAGAACGAGTTTCCGAGGCCGCGCTCCACGGGCATTGTCACCAAAGTGGCGGCCCACAAGCTGTCCTCGGAGCCCAAATGGGTTGACAAGCGGGAGGAGGACTCCGATTCGGAGGTCTCATCACCGGATAACTTCTTAACCAAAG GCGCCTTCCTACTGACCCCCTCCTATGAACTGTCCATGGAAAGGGCGGCCCTCATCTGCGAGAAGATGAGCTTCAAGGGATGCTTCAGTTTGACCAAAACCGCTACAGGAATTCTCTTTAAATTCTCACATCCAGATGACTATCAGGCGGTCTTCAAGAAGGGCTTCCACAAGGTCACCGGAGCGCGCTTCTATCGCAAG ATTGCCATTCCGTGCCGGCCCCGGAAAACGTTCACCCTCTATGTCCTGGACGTGCCCGAGGATCTACCCGTCGAGGATATCCGTCATGCCATGTACAAGTTCGACTCGGTGGTGGAGGTAGTCCGGCTGCATATCTATTCGAGCTTGGGTAGCAACACCGGCGGCTCATCCGCGGTGGCCAccagctcctcctccgccgGCGTCGACAAGGGCGTCGAAG GCACCTCGAAGAGCGTGGGTTCCGTGGTTGGCGATGCCATCGAGAAGGCGGAGCGTCCGGAGCGACGGGAACTGCCCCCAGCCGTCATCCGGATCACTCTGGCCTCGATGGATGAGTACAACATCCTGTTGCAGAATGGACTCAACTTCTATGACGCCACCTTCTTTCCCACTGAGGCCAATATATCGCTGAAGGGCGCCAAGATCGATTACAAGCGCAG aatgCTTGACGGCTCAATACCCGGACGGGTGAGGGAACTGCTGCCCGTATTCGATGCGGCTGGCTTCTGCAAGCTGCCACCGCCCACCAGCAAGCTAATTAAGCCACCGAGGTCATAG